The following proteins are encoded in a genomic region of uncultured Ilyobacter sp.:
- a CDS encoding DUF1540 domain-containing protein, with product MSKVLDCDAVDCIYNKDKKCHTLAVNIGDKEPLCDTYMAGPSKGGFDDVIGGVGSCKVSECSFNKSYECMSTGVHMTIVGDHVDCKTYHKK from the coding sequence ATGTCTAAAGTTTTGGATTGTGATGCTGTCGACTGTATCTATAACAAGGATAAGAAATGTCATACTCTAGCTGTGAATATAGGGGATAAAGAGCCTCTATGTGATACTTATATGGCTGGGCCGTCAAAGGGTGGTTTTGACGATGTTATCGGTGGAGTAGGTTCTTGTAAAGTTTCAGAATGTTCTTTTAACAAGTCCTACGAATGTATGTCTACGGGTGTTCATATGACTATTGTTGGTGACCATGTAGATTGTAAAACTTATCACAAAAAATAA
- a CDS encoding low specificity L-threonine aldolase — translation MERTFASDNFSGVDPKIMEKLMEANQGHAFAYGMDPLTIKAKEKFKETFGDVEVFFVFNGTGCNVLALEAMKGRATCVLCPDTAHIFQDEAGAPSKITGMQLLPVPSEDGKFSIKAAEKFLSFKGAIHKPEAHIISITQATELGTVYTPAEIKNISAFAKRNNMLLHMDGTRLSNAAAALGCSLKEMTADCGVDVLSFGGTKNGLMFGEAIVFFNKELAKDFFRLRKQNLQLHSKMRFISAQYLGLLEDNLWHTNASKANSMAKYLKKKLVNLGVEVTNDVMANIVFAKIPMDAVEEMQEFSYFYLWNEYKKESRFVMSFDITEEDIDIFVDKLEDVLKKQSIYLSEGTCCAS, via the coding sequence ATGGAAAGAACATTTGCGAGTGATAATTTTAGTGGGGTAGACCCAAAGATTATGGAAAAACTTATGGAGGCAAACCAAGGACATGCTTTTGCCTATGGTATGGATCCTCTAACTATAAAAGCTAAAGAAAAATTCAAAGAGACTTTTGGAGATGTAGAGGTATTTTTCGTATTCAATGGAACCGGGTGTAACGTACTGGCACTAGAGGCTATGAAAGGAAGAGCTACCTGTGTTCTATGCCCTGATACAGCTCATATATTTCAGGACGAAGCTGGTGCACCTTCGAAAATAACTGGGATGCAACTTCTGCCTGTTCCATCTGAAGATGGAAAATTCAGTATAAAAGCTGCTGAAAAATTCCTGTCTTTTAAGGGAGCCATTCATAAACCTGAGGCTCATATAATATCTATAACTCAGGCTACAGAGCTTGGAACTGTATACACTCCTGCAGAGATAAAAAATATTTCTGCCTTTGCAAAAAGAAACAACATGCTTCTGCACATGGACGGAACTAGACTTTCTAATGCTGCTGCAGCCTTAGGATGCTCTTTAAAAGAGATGACTGCCGACTGTGGTGTAGACGTGCTGTCTTTTGGAGGTACAAAAAACGGTCTTATGTTTGGAGAGGCTATCGTATTTTTCAACAAAGAGTTAGCAAAGGACTTCTTTAGACTTCGTAAACAAAATCTTCAGCTTCACTCAAAAATGAGATTTATATCTGCCCAGTATCTTGGACTTTTAGAGGACAATTTATGGCATACAAATGCATCTAAAGCCAACAGTATGGCAAAGTACCTCAAGAAAAAACTTGTAAATCTAGGTGTGGAAGTGACAAATGATGTCATGGCAAATATTGTCTTTGCTAAGATCCCTATGGATGCAGTTGAAGAGATGCAGGAATTTTCATACTTTTACCTATGGAATGAATACAAAAAAGAATCAAGATTTGTAATGTCATTTGATATAACAGAAGAGGATATCGATATTTTTGTGGATAAATTAGAGGATGTGTTAAAAAAACAAAGTATATATTTGTCTGAAGGGACGTGCTGTGCTTCGTAA
- a CDS encoding rhodanese-like domain-containing protein, with protein MKKILLIFSVILFAMGCSNKSENPGEISKEISKKIEVLSTRKVKKSLKNEETVLIDTRSYDEYNGWDIKETGIQGHISGAYNLPASSLEHEGIEASLERKGIKKDNKIILYGDDTSMAEMLSDKGYDVYLYEAGIKEWNKKKYPIEKLPRYESLVPVSWVKKLLEEKDVPEYNGKPVKVINAGWGKKGKFHKDGHIPGSYYVHTGWFEVGPLWNRVSDETIKTELEKLGITKETLVIVYGEDPMPAARFAIICKYAGVEDVRIINGGWKAWQEAGYPTEEGIEYPLPVEEFGMKVPGNPDIIIDLPEAENYLKSDKSDLVSIRSWKEYIGKISGYDYIKPRGRIRGDKWGMGGSDPWHLEEYRADYGTYMRPYNEILKMWEDLKIDTDKNIAFYCGTGWRASEVLFYAYVMGLDKVSLYDGGWKEWSENPETEDKILKGEPENLNEEKY; from the coding sequence GTGAAAAAAATACTACTTATATTTTCAGTAATACTTTTTGCTATGGGATGTAGCAATAAGTCTGAAAATCCAGGAGAAATCTCAAAAGAAATATCGAAAAAAATTGAGGTTTTATCTACCAGAAAAGTGAAGAAAAGCTTAAAAAACGAAGAGACAGTGCTTATTGACACCAGAAGTTATGATGAATACAATGGATGGGACATCAAAGAAACAGGAATACAGGGTCATATTTCCGGGGCCTACAATCTTCCTGCTAGTTCTCTAGAGCACGAGGGTATAGAGGCCTCTCTAGAGAGAAAAGGAATCAAAAAAGACAATAAGATAATATTATACGGTGACGATACCAGCATGGCAGAGATGCTTTCTGACAAGGGGTATGATGTTTATCTTTATGAAGCTGGAATAAAAGAATGGAATAAGAAAAAATATCCCATTGAAAAACTCCCAAGGTATGAGTCTCTAGTACCTGTAAGCTGGGTAAAAAAATTACTAGAAGAGAAAGATGTTCCTGAGTATAACGGAAAACCTGTAAAGGTCATTAATGCAGGATGGGGAAAAAAGGGTAAATTCCATAAAGACGGTCACATCCCAGGTTCTTATTATGTTCACACAGGGTGGTTTGAAGTGGGACCTCTATGGAACAGGGTAAGTGATGAGACCATAAAAACCGAGCTAGAAAAATTAGGAATAACTAAGGAAACTCTGGTAATTGTTTATGGAGAAGATCCTATGCCGGCGGCGAGATTTGCGATAATATGCAAGTATGCTGGTGTTGAAGATGTTAGAATTATAAACGGAGGTTGGAAAGCCTGGCAAGAGGCTGGATATCCTACAGAAGAGGGTATAGAATATCCTCTACCTGTAGAGGAATTTGGTATGAAGGTCCCTGGGAACCCGGATATTATAATAGACTTACCTGAAGCTGAAAATTATCTAAAAAGTGATAAAAGTGACCTTGTAAGTATAAGAAGCTGGAAAGAATACATAGGTAAAATCAGTGGCTACGACTATATAAAACCTAGAGGAAGAATAAGAGGCGACAAATGGGGTATGGGTGGATCTGACCCTTGGCACCTAGAGGAATACCGTGCAGACTACGGAACTTATATGAGACCCTACAATGAAATCCTGAAGATGTGGGAAGATCTCAAAATAGACACAGATAAAAATATCGCATTTTACTGTGGTACTGGTTGGAGAGCCAGTGAGGTTCTTTTTTATGCATATGTTATGGGATTAGATAAAGTATCTCTTTATGACGGCGGATGGAAAGAGTGGTCAGAAAATCCAGAGACAGAGGATAAAATTTTAAAGGGTGAACCTGAAAATCTAAATGAAGAAAAATATTAA
- a CDS encoding Nramp family divalent metal transporter — MNQQVVENNSGKFSLKDKIKAMGPAVVIVGSFLGPGTVTTATRTGAGFGYGLLWTIIFSVIATIVLQEMSARLGIITQEELSKHIVDIFEEKPVLKSIAILFVGGAITLGGIAYMSGDLIGTSLGVSNVTGIPTNYIAPIIGVIILFIINMGDIKWLEKILSVLVALMVFVFVVTMVVVKPDLGELTKGFVPVIPKGGLMNCIALIGTTIVPYNLFIHCSNAKKHWKTPEELELSKWGTYTAITIGGIITASVMITAAAVMKGMPVNSAADMAVQLEPTLGKYANLFMSVGLFSAGLSSAICTPLGVSYVLGGLLGWKLDKSDKRFLYTNIGILLLGIIGSATGINPLSIIIAAQALNGIFLPVIVIFLVYITCSKNVLGKYVNSKAVTVLGVFISIITFVLGTSSVLSVIKTLFG, encoded by the coding sequence ATGAATCAACAAGTTGTAGAAAATAATAGTGGAAAGTTTTCATTGAAAGATAAAATAAAAGCTATGGGGCCGGCTGTGGTTATAGTGGGATCTTTCTTAGGACCAGGGACTGTAACAACTGCAACTAGAACAGGAGCAGGTTTTGGGTATGGGTTGCTTTGGACTATCATATTTTCAGTTATTGCAACAATTGTTCTACAGGAAATGTCTGCAAGATTGGGGATAATAACACAGGAAGAATTGTCTAAACATATAGTAGATATATTTGAAGAGAAGCCGGTGCTGAAATCTATTGCAATCTTATTTGTCGGTGGTGCTATAACTTTGGGTGGTATAGCTTATATGTCCGGAGACCTGATAGGTACTTCTCTGGGTGTTTCTAATGTTACTGGAATTCCGACTAATTATATTGCTCCTATTATTGGTGTCATTATATTATTTATTATTAATATGGGAGATATCAAATGGCTGGAAAAAATCCTCAGTGTCTTAGTGGCATTAATGGTTTTCGTATTTGTAGTAACAATGGTTGTGGTTAAACCTGATCTCGGCGAACTGACAAAAGGTTTTGTACCAGTTATTCCTAAAGGCGGATTGATGAACTGTATTGCACTTATCGGTACAACAATTGTTCCTTATAACCTCTTTATTCACTGTTCAAATGCTAAAAAACATTGGAAGACTCCTGAAGAATTAGAACTTTCTAAATGGGGAACCTATACAGCTATTACAATTGGAGGAATCATAACTGCATCTGTTATGATTACGGCAGCAGCTGTTATGAAAGGAATGCCGGTAAATTCAGCAGCAGATATGGCAGTTCAACTAGAACCAACATTAGGGAAATATGCGAATCTGTTTATGAGTGTGGGTCTTTTTTCTGCAGGGCTTTCATCTGCAATTTGTACACCGCTTGGAGTTTCTTATGTACTAGGGGGACTTCTAGGATGGAAATTAGATAAAAGTGATAAGAGGTTCTTGTACACAAATATTGGGATTCTTCTACTTGGAATAATCGGTTCTGCAACTGGAATAAACCCTTTGAGCATAATAATCGCCGCTCAGGCATTAAATGGAATATTCTTACCGGTTATTGTAATTTTCTTAGTATATATAACTTGCTCTAAAAATGTACTTGGTAAATATGTAAACAGCAAAGCAGTTACAGTTCTTGGGGTATTTATAAGCATAATTACATTTGTTCTCGGAACATCGAGTGTTTTATCAGTAATAAAAACATTATTTGGATAA
- a CDS encoding agmatinase family protein, with amino-acid sequence MMKDKPICYVPERKIPELYSGTPTFLGLPKISDENILKNSDIVIMGVPWEGVCTYGPYSMCEMATKTIRQASVRYGGFLPEFDIDVFDHFTGGDFGDSVVQNGNYDLSFENLRKKYAQILEAKKFPVVFGGDHSISYPLISEFAKAHKGRVGVIHFDAHMDNMDSFGEEKYARCSPFHRLYEDENIDPSKMVHFGIRGPRNNPSGLKEAKKYGATVITGMEIKMKGYIESIRKAIEIAKNDTDAVYITICSDILDIANNPAGPPDPCGLTTFELAMMLYECGKAGVDGFDYVEIYPGKDPHGTSSHTAVWMTIYLLAGMAERKSKG; translated from the coding sequence ATGATGAAAGATAAACCGATCTGTTACGTACCAGAGCGAAAAATACCAGAGCTTTATAGCGGGACACCTACATTTTTGGGGCTGCCTAAAATATCAGACGAGAACATTTTGAAAAATTCTGATATAGTTATAATGGGTGTACCTTGGGAAGGTGTATGTACTTACGGGCCTTATTCAATGTGTGAAATGGCTACAAAAACTATAAGACAGGCATCTGTCAGATACGGAGGATTTTTGCCTGAATTTGATATCGATGTTTTCGATCATTTTACTGGAGGAGACTTTGGGGATTCAGTAGTTCAAAATGGAAATTATGATTTATCTTTTGAGAATTTAAGAAAAAAGTATGCTCAAATTTTAGAGGCTAAAAAATTTCCTGTAGTTTTTGGGGGAGATCATTCAATTTCATATCCGCTGATAAGTGAATTTGCAAAAGCCCATAAAGGAAGAGTCGGGGTTATCCACTTTGATGCCCATATGGACAATATGGATTCTTTCGGAGAAGAAAAATATGCAAGATGTTCTCCTTTTCACAGACTCTACGAAGATGAGAATATAGATCCTTCTAAAATGGTTCATTTTGGTATCAGGGGACCTAGAAATAATCCTTCCGGACTTAAAGAAGCTAAAAAATATGGAGCAACTGTAATAACCGGAATGGAAATTAAGATGAAAGGCTACATCGAGTCAATAAGAAAGGCCATAGAAATTGCCAAGAATGACACTGATGCAGTCTACATAACTATATGTTCTGATATATTGGATATTGCAAACAATCCGGCCGGACCTCCTGATCCTTGCGGATTAACAACTTTTGAATTAGCAATGATGCTTTATGAATGCGGAAAAGCAGGAGTTGACGGATTTGACTATGTTGAAATCTATCCGGGAAAAGACCCACACGGGACTTCTTCACATACAGCAGTTTGGATGACAATTTATCTGCTAGCTGGAATGGCTGAAAGGAAATCTAAGGGCTAG
- a CDS encoding IclR family transcriptional regulator C-terminal domain-containing protein, producing the protein MKLIQSIQRAIDIINCFDNNNKTLTLNNISEKLELNINTTRGITNTLVFNNLLDHNLENNTYSLGSFYITKSNLSYSNTVNKLKFITKPYLKELAEKYKVSSRLQIVFGSEIMSVKTINPESSYYILATEDYMPLPLHATSSGKLFLKYNQNNSVFENLKFEKFTKFTILDEKRLIENLKEIDKNGYSLEFGETGLGVSSIAVPILNEDGSLFATISITGLTPVIKDILKHASEEMLKYKEIITKKFWNTL; encoded by the coding sequence ATGAAATTAATTCAATCAATACAAAGAGCTATAGATATAATAAATTGCTTTGATAACAATAATAAAACTTTGACTTTAAACAATATAAGTGAAAAATTAGAATTAAATATAAATACTACTAGGGGTATTACAAATACTTTAGTATTTAATAATCTTTTGGATCACAATCTTGAAAATAACACTTATTCTCTAGGGAGTTTCTATATTACAAAGTCTAACTTGTCATATTCAAATACAGTAAATAAACTCAAATTTATAACAAAACCTTATCTCAAAGAACTTGCTGAAAAATATAAGGTTTCAAGCAGACTTCAGATAGTCTTTGGATCTGAAATTATGAGTGTAAAGACAATTAACCCTGAAAGTTCATACTACATCTTGGCAACAGAAGACTATATGCCTCTCCCCTTACATGCGACATCTTCTGGAAAATTATTTTTAAAATATAATCAAAATAATTCTGTCTTTGAAAATTTGAAATTTGAAAAATTTACAAAATTTACTATTCTAGACGAAAAGAGACTTATAGAAAATCTTAAAGAAATAGACAAAAATGGTTATTCTTTAGAATTTGGAGAAACTGGTTTAGGTGTAAGTAGTATTGCAGTACCAATTTTAAATGAAGATGGTTCATTATTTGCCACTATTTCCATAACAGGTTTAACCCCAGTAATAAAAGACATTCTAAAGCACGCCTCTGAAGAAATGCTAAAATACAAAGAAATAATTACAAAAAAATTCTGGAACACTTTGTAG
- the glsA gene encoding glutaminase A — MQELLSNLVEKYKEYSINGKVADYIPGLSLADPSTLGIAVCCKDGECYSSGAGKELFTIQSISKVITLMLAIRDNGEDYVFSKIGMEPTGDAFNSIQKLETCKTHKPFNPLINAGAIAVSSLIKGESSERKFKRILDFIRKISENPDLSYDEEIYLGEKRTGNRNRSMAYFMKNEGIIEGDVEEALDVYFKQCSIKVSALDLAKIGLFLVNDGIIKSGEKVVSTHTAKIVKSLMITCGMYDGSGEFAVRVGIPSKSGVGGGILSVAPGKMGIGIYGPALDEKGNSIAGIALLEALSKEMLLSIF, encoded by the coding sequence ATGCAAGAATTATTATCAAATTTAGTTGAAAAATATAAGGAATACTCAATTAATGGGAAAGTGGCAGACTACATCCCCGGTTTAAGCCTGGCTGATCCCAGTACCCTCGGTATCGCAGTATGTTGTAAAGACGGCGAATGTTATTCTTCTGGAGCGGGAAAAGAACTGTTTACAATACAAAGTATTTCAAAGGTTATTACCCTGATGCTTGCAATCCGAGATAACGGAGAAGATTATGTTTTTTCGAAAATAGGTATGGAGCCCACAGGAGATGCCTTCAACTCCATACAAAAGCTAGAGACATGTAAAACACATAAACCCTTTAATCCTCTCATAAATGCAGGAGCAATAGCGGTGAGTTCACTTATAAAAGGGGAAAGTTCAGAGAGAAAATTCAAAAGGATTCTTGATTTTATCAGGAAAATTTCAGAAAATCCTGATTTAAGCTATGATGAAGAGATCTACCTTGGAGAAAAAAGGACTGGAAATAGGAACAGATCTATGGCTTATTTTATGAAAAATGAAGGGATTATAGAGGGAGATGTGGAAGAAGCATTAGATGTTTATTTTAAACAGTGTTCTATAAAAGTATCAGCGTTAGATCTAGCTAAAATAGGACTTTTTCTAGTTAATGATGGAATAATAAAAAGTGGAGAAAAGGTAGTTTCAACTCACACAGCTAAAATAGTAAAAAGTTTGATGATTACATGCGGTATGTACGACGGTTCAGGAGAGTTTGCGGTAAGAGTAGGGATACCTTCAAAATCAGGTGTAGGAGGCGGAATTCTGTCAGTTGCACCTGGGAAGATGGGAATCGGTATTTATGGCCCAGCACTTGATGAAAAGGGGAAC
- a CDS encoding NAD(P)/FAD-dependent oxidoreductase, which yields MTFDFDLIVIGAGAAGLTCAITAKGFGKSVLLIEKNRTGGECTWSGCVPSKALINISKEINSARKYCDFKPDTRKIMKDVKKVIEDVYSHETPEVLEKTGINFLEGEAEFTENKTIKVGENTFSGKSIIIATGSSPFVPPIPGINTVDFLTNESLFLLEELPKSMIILGGGAIGVEMAQALNRIGVEVHLVEMLDNILFREDQEFAHILREKLIDEGVNIHIKTKAVEVKKNNNTIILTVEKDGEKSEISAESMLVAVGRKPSTASLKLENAGIEYNKKGIEVDKYLETNIHNIYAVGDVVGPYQFSHMANYQGIIAVQNALTPLKKSIDYSNVAWATFTQPELASAGMSEKEAREKHDNIHIYSLERDELDRAKTKKDDIFKVKIICDHKKKILGAQILADRAGELICEIQAMKSNGLSLDKLSGVIHPYPTYAEAFSKLGKRAYIDKLMDNPVVSLIKSIKH from the coding sequence ATGACTTTTGACTTTGACCTCATTGTTATAGGAGCAGGGGCAGCAGGACTGACATGTGCTATCACTGCCAAGGGTTTCGGCAAATCGGTACTTCTCATAGAAAAAAACAGAACTGGTGGGGAATGTACCTGGTCAGGATGTGTTCCTAGTAAAGCCCTTATAAATATCTCAAAAGAGATAAATTCTGCTAGAAAATACTGTGACTTTAAACCTGATACAAGAAAAATAATGAAAGATGTAAAAAAAGTAATTGAGGATGTCTATTCTCATGAGACTCCTGAAGTCCTTGAAAAAACAGGAATTAATTTTCTAGAGGGAGAGGCTGAATTTACAGAAAATAAAACTATAAAAGTAGGGGAGAATACCTTTAGCGGTAAGAGTATTATTATCGCAACAGGGTCTTCTCCCTTTGTGCCCCCTATACCTGGGATAAACACTGTGGACTTCCTTACAAATGAATCATTATTCCTCCTTGAAGAACTTCCAAAATCCATGATCATCCTAGGCGGTGGGGCTATTGGAGTGGAAATGGCCCAGGCTTTAAACCGTATCGGAGTTGAAGTTCATCTAGTGGAGATGTTAGATAATATTCTCTTTAGGGAGGACCAGGAGTTTGCACATATCTTAAGGGAAAAACTAATAGACGAAGGAGTCAATATCCACATTAAAACAAAGGCTGTGGAAGTGAAAAAAAACAATAACACTATAATCCTCACTGTGGAAAAAGACGGAGAAAAAAGTGAAATATCTGCAGAATCTATGCTAGTGGCTGTAGGGAGAAAACCTTCGACAGCATCTCTGAAGCTTGAAAATGCAGGTATAGAATATAATAAAAAGGGTATAGAGGTGGATAAATACCTAGAGACAAATATCCACAACATCTATGCTGTAGGAGACGTTGTAGGGCCATATCAGTTTTCACATATGGCCAATTATCAAGGTATAATTGCGGTACAAAACGCCCTTACACCTCTTAAAAAGTCCATAGACTACTCTAATGTAGCTTGGGCAACATTTACACAACCTGAGCTCGCCAGTGCAGGTATGAGTGAGAAAGAAGCCCGTGAAAAACATGACAATATTCATATTTATTCTTTGGAAAGAGATGAATTGGACAGGGCAAAGACAAAAAAAGATGATATTTTTAAGGTTAAAATTATCTGTGATCACAAGAAAAAGATTTTGGGAGCTCAGATTCTAGCCGACAGGGCAGGAGAACTGATATGCGAGATACAGGCTATGAAATCAAACGGTCTCTCTCTAGATAAACTGTCCGGAGTGATTCATCCCTATCCAACATATGCAGAGGCCTTTAGCAAGCTTGGAAAACGTGCTTATATAGATAAACTAATGGATAATCCCGTTGTAAGCCTTATAAAGTCCATAAAACATTAA